Below is a genomic region from Magnetococcales bacterium.
TTTCAAACAGGACGGCACCATTGCCGTGGGCGATGGCCTGATCCAGAATGGAGAGGGCATCCCGTACCGAGCCATCCGCAGCCCGCACCACGGCTGCCAATCCCGCTTCATCCCAGGTTACTTTTTCCGTGGCCAGAATATGGGCCAGATGGTCTTGCATCACCGGGCGCGGGACCCGTTTCAGGTCATAACGCTGGCAGCGGCTCAGGATGGTGGCCGGCAGACGGCGGGATTCGGTCGTGGCAAAGATGAATTTGACGTGGGCCGGGGGTTCTTCCAACGTCTTCAGGAGGGCATTGAAGGATTGGGTGGTCAGCATGTGGACTTCGTCCAGAATGTAGACCTTGAACCGTGCGGATGCCGGGGTATAGCGAACCATTTCCAAGACTTCCCGCATTTGATCGACCTTGGTGCGGGAGGCGGCGTCGATTTCCAGGACATCCGGATGGCTGCCGGTGCGGATTTCCAGGCAGGAGTCGCAGGTGCCGCAGGGGGTTGCCGTCGGTCCGGTCTCGCAGTTGAGACACATGGCCAGGACGCGGGCCAGGGTGGTTTTGCCCACCCCGCGTATGCCCGTGAACAGGAACGCATGCGCCAACCGTCCACTCCCCAGGGCATTGATCAGGGAGCGGGTGACATGTTCCTGTCCGATCAGGGTGGCAAAACCCTGGGGGCGCCATTTTCGCGCCAGTACCAGATATGCAGACATCTGTTCGGCTTCGAATCCGACCGGTCTGAACCGTCAAAAGGGGGGCAATGAATGGGGCAACAGCCCAAAAAACTTCAACGATGAAGGGCGGCTCCGATCAGGATGGTTGCGGCACCCGAAGGATCCCGTTACCGCTGCTACCTTCCGGTCCTGGCGGGGTTCACAGGTCTTCGCTGCGCAGTTCCTGACCATCAACGCCGCCCACACTCCCACGCATGAAATCAATTAAACAACGTGACAGAGAAAACGCGGCTCCCTCTCCCTCTCTGAATGACATACCAGCATGCCTTTCGTCAAATTTTTTTATCCGGCGGTCCCGCCCTGGTCCGGTCAAATTTGACTTTTTGCCCATGACAGAGCATGCTTTCGGTCGCGGGGTGGTTCACCAATTTGCACGTATCAGGATCCGGCCATGCAGGATGTTCGCTGGCAGCAACGATTCCAAAACTATCTCAGAGCCTTGCAAACGCTGGACGAAGCGGCGGAACTGGCCCGGGTACGGGCATTGACGCGGCTTGAACAGCAGGGATTGATTCAAGGTTTTGAGTTCACTCACGAACTGGCCTGGAATCTCCTGAAAGATTATTTGGAGGCAAAAGGGTTCACGGATTTGATCGGTTCGAAGGACGCAACGCGCACCGCGTTTAAAAACGGTTTGATCGAAGCGGGCGAAGTGTGGATGGAGATGATCCGGGCAC
It encodes:
- a CDS encoding nucleotidyltransferase substrate binding protein codes for the protein MQDVRWQQRFQNYLRALQTLDEAAELARVRALTRLEQQGLIQGFEFTHELAWNLLKDYLEAKGFTDLIGSKDATRTAFKNGLIEAGEVWMEMIRARNLTSHSYSSDIAQAVVDDVLLKFYPAFVALAKDFTTRHDQHDIDS